The genomic stretch CAAGCGGTAATCTGCCATTCTGAAGGCCATAGTTGAGTCAGGTTGAGTCTGAAACTCGACGTGAAGCACGAAATCATCAGAATTCAGCAAAATCAAGGCATCCGCTCGAATGGGTTCAAGGGACAGTTCAGATGGACTGAGTTGGGTCATGGTGATGGGTTCACCAAGTAACCAGGAGGCAAAATCTTCCGAAAAGCTCTCAGCGAGGAACTTACAGGTATTATCGAACATGGAACGATTATATCAAACGGCCCGTCTCAGGGATTCTGCTGGATGGGAACTTTCCTAAAGCAGTGCGATCGCGCAGCGGCTCCAAAGGAGCATCGCTCTCCAAAAACTGTTGGTACAAAAAGGGAGCAGGTCAAACTTGTAGAACAGATGAACTATATACTATCACAGCAAGCTAAAACACATGAGGGGGCTATAGCTTGAGTACAAATGTTCTGCATAAGTGAGATGCTCCCTCGGGTTGAGACTCAAGAAGAGATGTTCCATCAAATTCACCGCCTTCAATATCCAAATGATCAAGAACAGTGGGTACCAGATCAGTTGCAGGTGCAACGGAAGAATCATCTAGTTCTTTATTAGATGCAATAAAAGTCGTTCTTTCCGAGTCAGTTTGTCCACCGTGATCAAAGCCTTCTGATGGTTCGCGACCATGATCTGTAGTCACAATCACTAACCAATCTTCATCGGGATATGCTGCTTCTCTTTCTTCTACCGCATCAATAATTTTACCCACATGACCATCAGCCATAGTAATTGCTTCTAAATATTCGGGAGAAAAACCAAAATTGTGAGCCACAACATCAACGTTATCGAGATGAACGAAGGTATAATCTGGCCCTTGTTTTAAGATTAAATCGGCTACAGTTTGCGCAATAATATTATCTTGAGCCAGTTGATCATCAGTGGGTTCTGGTGCGGTCAATTCAAAATCAACAATTGAATTAACATCTTCCTCAAAATAAGCATTGATTAGACCCCAGTTAACCACAGAAGCAATATAGTTATCGGGATCGTCATTATGAACGTATTCAAAAATGCTAGGATAGTCTG from Moorena sp. SIOASIH encodes the following:
- a CDS encoding alkaline phosphatase family protein, whose product is MTEKKAIVIGIDGAQLEKLDETPTPYLDSLNIIESFTGGIQGTETEQQTFSGPGWGSLLTGVWANKHGIVSNDDTLRAKPDYPSIFEYVHNDDPDNYIASVVNWGLINAYFEEDVNSIVDFELTAPEPTDDQLAQDNIIAQTVADLILKQGPDYTFVHLDNVDVVAHNFGFSPEYLEAITMADGHVGKIIDAVEEREAAYPDEDWLVIVTTDHGREPSEGFDHGGQTDSERTTFIASNKELDDSSVAPATDLVPTVLDHLDIEGGEFDGTSLLESQPEGASHLCRTFVLKL